DNA from Candidatus Alcyoniella australis:
CCATGCGCGCGATCTCGATCGACTGCTCGGAGCTGATCTTCCACCCCGGCGGACAGGGCGAGAGCACGTGGATGAAAGTCGTCCCCTTGGTCTGGGAGGCGTGCCGCACCTTGCGGATCAGATCCTCGGGAAAGGCCACCGAGGCCGTGGCCACGTAGGGCGTCTTGTGCGCGGCCATGATCTGCACGATGTTCTTCTTCGGCCCGCGTTTGGGATGCTCCTCGGGCGTGGTCGTGGTCCAGGCGCGGTCCGGCGTGGCGCTCGAGCGCTGGATGCCGGTGTTCATGTACGCCTCGTTGTCGTAGCAGACGTAGATGATGTCTTCGTTGCGCTCGGCAGCGCCGGACAGGCTCTGCAGGCCGATGTCGAACGTGCCGCCGTCGCCGGCCCAGGCCAGCACCTTGGTCTCCTGCTTGCCCTTGACGTCCAGGGCCGCGCGCACGCCGCTGGCCGCGGCCCCCGCGGTCTCGAACGCGGTGTGCAGCACCGGCACGCGC
Protein-coding regions in this window:
- a CDS encoding thiamine pyrophosphate-dependent enzyme, encoding MSFEHPKQELLTSGHLACQGCGGALAMRLALRALGPDTICVIPACCWTIIAGPFPYSALRVPVLHTAFETAGAAASGVRAALDVKGKQETKVLAWAGDGGTFDIGLQSLSGAAERNEDIIYVCYDNEAYMNTGIQRSSATPDRAWTTTTPEEHPKRGPKKNIVQIMAAHKTPYVATASVAFPEDLIRKVRHASQTKGTTFIHVLSPCPPGWKISSEQSIEIARMATHTKVFPIYEVFNGDKYEINIQPDDLPVVDYLRAQGRFRHLSEADVEDIQGKVDYEWQRLLHKSMMDAYDGTHYE